One part of the Aspergillus luchuensis IFO 4308 DNA, chromosome 5, nearly complete sequence genome encodes these proteins:
- a CDS encoding uncharacterized protein (antiSMASH:Cluster_5.7) has product MFYRVLSTAAAKQNKRQSSWSFIYEGRILQKPYSLALPRVHYLTPLSPVPWGQESGPRRDVSAKARRVSSTYCPMILPGPVLSSSGYHFHHRRNPRRNVNVSSHHGESMALECWMGT; this is encoded by the coding sequence ATGTTTTATAGGGTCTTGTCCACCGCTGCCGCCAAGCAAAACAAGCGACAATCCTCCTGGTCGTTTATCTATGAAGGTCGTATTCTGCAGAAACCCTATTCGCTGGCTCTTCCTCGTGTTCACTATCTGACCCCACTTTCGCCGGTACCATGGGGCCAAGAGTCAGGACCAAGGCGAGATGTCTCAGCTAAGGCGAGAAGGGTATCATCTACATACTGTCCAATGATACTTCCTGGGCCAGTGCTTTCCTCATCGGGATACCACTTCCACCATCGAAGGAATCCCAGACGGAATGTCAATGTTTCTTCACATCATGGCGAGAGCATGGCTTTGGAGTGCTGGATGGGGACCTGA
- a CDS encoding uncharacterized protein (InterPro:IPR021054;~PFAM:PF12296;~SECRETED:SignalP(1-23);~antiSMASH:Cluster_5.7) has translation MRFPILTLALLSTFLTLPSITLAHPALSTEHLQPRGQSTITFLSSIFNNGMRIFRLDKTVRYFTPERLDDVKSRSSEAIQSLDEAIATGKSIGHLDPASSHAISALCIPLKVVYGNMIKAIREKREELTAAKYKDEMIKTLVSLRVKSREFAELVKKIITEPDGSYCLYLEDFVDKRYAKTIDEYKGINSGDSDNVEGDIWDVED, from the exons ATGCGCTTTCCAATTCTCACTCTCGCACTCCTCTCTACATTCCTAACTCTCCCCTCCATAACTCTCGCCCACCCAGCCCTCAGCACAGAACATCTCCAGCCCCGCGGCCAAAGcaccatcaccttcctcagCTCCATTTTCAACAATGGGATGAGAATCTTCAGGCTAGACAAAACTGTGCGCTACTTTACACCTGAACGTCTAGACGACGTCAAGAGTCGTTCCTCAGAAGCAATCCAAAGCCTCGATGAAGCCATAGCAACTGGAAAATCTATCGGCCACCTCGATCCTGCAAGTAGTCATGCTATTTCTGCGCTGTGTATACCCCTGAAGGTGGTTTATGGAAACATGATTAAGGCTATTCGCGAGAAG cgcGAGGAGCTAACCGCAGCGAAATAcaaagatgagatgataaAGACGTTAGTATCTCTTCGGGTTAAGAGTCGGGAGTTTGCCGAACTGGTGAAGAAGATAATCACTGAGCCTGATGGGTCCTATTGTCTGTACCTAGAAGATTTTGTTGATAAGCGGTATGCGAAGACGATTGATGAATACAAGGGAATCAATAGCGGTGATTCGGATAATGTGGAGGGGGATATCTGGGATGTGGAAGACTGA
- a CDS encoding zinc-binding alcohol dehydrogenase family protein (COG:C;~EggNog:ENOG410PK5V;~InterPro:IPR013154,IPR013149,IPR036291,IPR011032, IPR020843;~PFAM:PF00107,PF08240;~SMCOG1028:crotonyl-CoA reductase / alcohol dehydrogenase;~TransMembrane:1 (o20-41i);~antiSMASH:Cluster_5.7;~go_function: GO:0016491 - oxidoreductase activity [Evidence IEA];~go_process: GO:0055114 - oxidation-reduction process [Evidence IEA]) — MKTLGTSLILSRVYDDYKPFLYFFSLFLPIFLSFPIILIFLSRVYQQQQQQQQQKRTAATSPPPSPRTPPASPSFTMHAPIPKTQTAIIAADEEGTLRISHDVPVIDLEPDSVLVKTAALALNPVDSKMAKGFAVPDAILGFDFAGVVVAIGTGVTRKDLKVGDRVLGTADSMDRKRPSGGGFCQYASTVATQALRLPDDMSFTDAACIGTSLSSAGIALFRSMKLPGSLTAPNTAANPPYVLVNGGSTSTGTMALQLLKLAGFRPIATCSPSHEELVLSYGAEKTFDYRSADCAKDIKAYTKNALAYAIDCITVTSSMKLCYEAIGRAGGRYTALDPYPEAQATRRVVKPDWILGSTVKGRGSTWTAPYGRDADPDARIFADELYAGAQKHLLEGNLKNHPAKVMSGGFPGILEGLEMIRRKEVSGFKLVYEVEQ; from the coding sequence ATGAAGACATTAGGTACGAGTTTAATACTGTCGCGGGTTTACGACGACTACAAGCCATTCCTatacttcttttctctctttcttcctataTTCTTGTCATTTCCGATCATCCTTATATTTCTCTCCCGGGTgtatcaacaacaacaacaacaacaacaacaaaagcgaacagcagcaacgtcaccaccaccatcaccaagaaCGCCACCTGCCTCACCATCCTTCACAATGCACgcccccatccccaagacGCAGACCGCCATCATCGctgctgatgaggagggcaCCCTTCGCATCTCGCACGATGTGCCCGTGATCGACCTGGAGCCGGATTCCGTGCTTGTCAAGACGGCCGCGCTGGCCCTCAACCCCGTCGATTCCAAGATGGCCAAGGGCTTCGCTGTGCCAGACGCCATTCTCGGCTTCGATTTTGCCGGTGTCGTCGTGGCCATTGGCACCGGTGTTACCAGGAAAGATCTCAAGGTGGGAGACCGGGTACTGGGCACCGCAGACAGCATGGATCGTAAGAGGCCCAGCGGTGGCGGCTTCTGCCAGTACGCCTCGACCGTGGCCACCCAGGCTCTGCGTCTTCCGGATGACATGTCCTTCACCGATGCCGCTTGCATAGGCACGTCTCTGTCGTCCGCAGGCATTGCCCTGTTTCGCTCCATGAAGCTGCCCGGGTCATTGACCGCGCCCAACACGGCCGCCAATCCGCCCTACGTGCTCGTGAACGGTGGTAGCACCTCGACAGGCACCATGgccctgcagctgctcaagctGGCCGGCTTCCGGCCCATCGCGACCTGCTCGCCGTCACACGAGGAGCTGGTCCTCTCCTACGGCGCCGAGAAGACTTTTGACTACCGGTCTGCGGACTGCGCCAAGGACATCAAGGCGTACACCAAGAACGCTCTGGCCTACGCCATTGACTGCATCACCGTCACTTCGTCCATGAAGTTGTGCTACGAGGCCATTGGCCGCGCAGGCGGTCGCTATACGGCGCTGGACCCCTACCCCGAGGCGCAGGCCACCCGCAGGGTTGTCAAGCCCGACTGGATCCTAGGTTCCACCGTCAAGGGTCGCGGCAGTACCTGGACGGCCCCTTACGGGCGGGACGCTGACCCCGATGCGCGTATATTTGCTGATGAGCTCTACGCCGGCGCCCAGAAGCACCTGCTCGAGGGCAATCTCAAGAACCACCCTGCTAAAGTCATGTCGGGCGGGTTTCCCGGCATTCTAGAAGGATTGGAGATGATTCGCAGAAAGGAGGTCAGCGGTTTCAAGCTTGTTTACGAGGTGGAGCAGTAG
- a CDS encoding uncharacterized protein (antiSMASH:Cluster_5.7) — protein sequence MNGPVDTPRAPVMEYSPGCEFHRADQQHIRRQMSVSIEVFICWPGCSYDTRQLLLFSVGCKAGRKGQQHILGVDDTWYPTQDTQTDVDEEITAASGAHEDTHEGEEEGDDDFAAAAVVRFD from the coding sequence ATGAATGGCCCCGTCGATACGCCGAGAGCGCCCGTAATGGAGTATAGCCCGGGTTGCGAATTTCACCGAGCCGACCAACAACACATCAGGAGACAGATGTCGGTGTCAATTGAGGTGTTTATTTGTTGGCCAGGATGTAGCTATGACACACGTCAGCTTTTGTTGTTTTCGGTTGGATGTAAGGcgggaaggaaagggcaGCAACACATACTAGGCGTGGATGACACCTGGTACCCAACCCAGGATACACAGAcagatgttgatgaggagatcACAGCTGCATCCGGTGCGCATGAAGACACCcacgaaggggaggaagaaggcgatgatgatttCGCAGCAGCCGCTGTTGTGAGATTTGATTAG